In Edaphobacter aggregans, the sequence AGATGTTAATCGGCTCATACGACGCATTCAGTACCAGCACCGGAGTCTGCATCACTGGCTGCCGAAACACCCCAGCCCGGACATCCAACTCCGTCACCGGCCGCTGGGCATGGCTCCCAGCATGACCCGTGTGTCGCTTTCCACTCAGCCCTTGCTTCCTCATCTTCCCCGATTGCATCGTCACGCCCTCCGGTTCAAAGTGTTCGCACTCCGCCAAGCGCTCTTCTGACTAATTGTTACCCTGCATCCCAACTCGCAACGTTCGCCCGTGCTGTCCGCGACGCGCCCCACAAGGCGACCATCTCCACCTGAGCCCGAGCCACAGTCGCCACCCACACCTTGCTCGCCCCCGCACGACGCAGCACCCGAGCGCATTCCCGCGCCGTTGACCCCGTCGTATAAATGTCATCCACCAGCAGCACCTCGCGGCCCGCTACCATCGCAGCCTTTTCGACAGCAAAGGCCCCGCGCAAATTTCTCCTCCGCCCCTGTGGCGTCAGCGAAAACTGGCTCTGCGTATCCCGCACCCTCCGAAGCACCCCATGCGATGCCCGCAGTCTCCACCCAGACCTGCTCTTCTTCAACTCCCGAAGAGCCTCCTCCGCCACCAACACCGACTGGTTATACCCTCGCTGCCTCTCCTTAGTCGGAAACAGCGGCACAGCCACCGCCATCAAATCCGACCCAGCCGCACCCTCCAGCGTCTCCACTGAGAGAGCCAGCATCTTCCCCAGTGGTCGAGCTACACCGCGAACCCGCTCATACTTCAGCAGATGCACCATCTCTCGCAGTTCATCCTCATACGCCGCATAAGCGACCGCCCGCTCAAACTCCGGAGGAGCCAGCCTGCAAGGCGCACAAAGCAAACCCTCAGCCGGAAACTGCCCGGCAAACCGAACTCCCTCCATATCAAGCGCTTCCCCGCACAAACGGCACAATACAGCCGTCTGAGTCTGCACTCGGCCCACGCAATCATCACAAATTGAATAGGATCCAGCCCGAAGCAACGGCTTCCCACAAGCCTTGCAATCCGCTGGGAAAAAAGTAGTAGCTAGGTCATCCAATACAGCCCGAACCACCCTGCCCGGACTCTTCAGCACGCGAGAGACCGCGCGCCACTCCTCCACCCCACCAGCAAAACTACCTGGTGGACCACCGGGCGGAGCCCCGGCAGTAACACCGAGCGCATTGTCATTCAAGCATTCGCTGAAGACTCACCTCACTCGTTAGCGGGAAAACCCGCGCCATTGCAGGCAGTATAAGCCCTTCCCTCTATCCCTCGTCAATAATTCTGCACCAAGGCAGATGCACCTGTGCTAAACCTAGGCAATGTTCAAAGCCATCACATGGTGCGCCAAGTGCCTCTTCCTCTATCTAATCGTGGTCATCCTCTCCGTCCGGTTCGCCTGGATCTTCACCGTCCCGGTCTGGAGCATCGCCACCCGCTTCCACTGGACCACCCTCAAACAATTCCCCTTCCTCCTCAGCTACTTCCTCCCCATCTTTGCTGCGGTCGGCTTCCTCATCGGTCTCATCCCCTTCGGCAGACTCACCACGACCGCCGGCAAGCTCTTTTCCTCACCCTCACGAAACATTACGACCGATCCAGCCAACTTCTTCGAGACCGTCTCTCCCGTCCTATGGGCATGGCTTCCGGTTAGCTGCGCCTTCCTCCTTCGCTTCATCACCTGGCAATCCACCAACACCAGCGTCATGGACACGCACCGATCCGCCGGCCGCCTCGCTCGCTTCTTCGGAACCCTCAACGTCCAAACCCCCGTCCTTATGGACACCAAATGGGCCACCGACCGCTTCATCTACACCGCCCCCATGCTCTTCCTCATGGCCTGCGCCCTGGCCGTCTACCTCCGTCAGCGCATCCCAGGCAAAACCCAATCACAAGCCGAACCATCCGACCTATAAAAACACCCCGAAGCTCAAAGCCCACAGCTCATAGCTGACTGTTACACTCCCATCCAGCCTTAAACCAAGCAAACATCAGCGCGGGAGACACCCTATGGCCACCATGACACGCCCCACCTTCCAACCCTTCGTCCCCGCCACCGAATCCCGCCCCGAATTCACCGTCCGAGCCCTCATCCTCGGCGCCATCTTCGGCATTCTCTTCGGAGCCGTCACCGTCTACGTAGGCCTCCGCGCTGGCCTCACCGTAGCCGCCTCTATCCCCATCTCCGTCCTCTCCATCTCCATCCTCCGAGCCTTCGGCCGCGCCAGCATCCTCGAAAACAACATCGTCCAAACCACCGGAAACGCCGGCCAATCCATCGCCTCCGGAGTCATCTTCACCCTCCCCGCGCTCATCTTCCTCGGCTTCGACCTCGAATCCACCCGCATCTTCGCCCTGGCTCTCTTCGGCGGATGGCTCGGCGTCCTCTTCATGATCCCCCTCCGCCGCCAGCTCATCGTCGAAGAGCACGGCACCCTCCCCTACCCCGAGGGCACCGCCTGCGCCGACGTCCTCATGGCCGGCGAACGCGGCGGCAGTTTCGCCTCCCGAGTCTTCCTCGGCCTCGGCCTCGGCGGCCTCTACACCCTCTTCCAGAACGAAAACCTCTTCCGACTCTTCCCCTCCACCCCCAACTTCTCTCCCGACCTCGGCCAGCAGCACCTTCTCCGAGGCGGAGCCATTCGTGCCGACGTCACCGCCGAATACCTAGGCGTCGGCTACATCATCGGCATGCGCGTCGCAGCCGTCATGCTCGCCGGCGGAGTCTTCTCCTGGCTCGTCCTCATGCCGGCCATCTACTTCTTCGGCTCCCACCTCGCCACCCCGCTCTACCCCGGCACCGTCCCCATCCACGACATGAGCCCCTCCCAGCTCTGGTCTACCTACGTCCGTCCCATGGGAGCAGGCGCCGTCGCAGCCTCCGGCCTCATCACCCTCCTCCGCACCGCTCCCACAATCCTCGCCGCCCTATCTGAAGGCCTCAAATCCATTGGCAAAAACAAAGGCGAAACCCGCAACACATCCGCAGAGGTCCCCCGCACCGAGCACGACCTCCCCTGGTCCGTAGTCATCGGAGGCTCCGTCCTCCTCGTCGCTCTCCTCTGGGTCTTCCTCGTCTTCAAACCCGTTCCTGGAGCGCAGGTCACAGTCGGAGCCAACTTCGCCGCATCACTTCTCGTCGTCCTCTTCGGCTTCCTCTTCGTCACCGTTTCGGCCCGCATCGTGGGCATCGTTGGCTCATCTGCCTCCCCCGTCTCCGGCATGACCATCGCCACCCTCATGGCCACTGCCGCCATCTTCCTCGTCAAAGGCTGGACCGCCCCCGCCTTCGGAGCCCTCGCCATAACCATCGGCGGCATCGTCTGCATCGCCGCATCCAACGCAGGCGACACCGCACAAGACCTCAAGACCGG encodes:
- a CDS encoding ComF family protein — its product is MEGVRFAGQFPAEGLLCAPCRLAPPEFERAVAYAAYEDELREMVHLLKYERVRGVARPLGKMLALSVETLEGAAGSDLMAVAVPLFPTKERQRGYNQSVLVAEEALRELKKSRSGWRLRASHGVLRRVRDTQSQFSLTPQGRRRNLRGAFAVEKAAMVAGREVLLVDDIYTTGSTARECARVLRRAGASKVWVATVARAQVEMVALWGASRTARANVASWDAG
- a CDS encoding OPT family oligopeptide transporter; this encodes MTRPTFQPFVPATESRPEFTVRALILGAIFGILFGAVTVYVGLRAGLTVAASIPISVLSISILRAFGRASILENNIVQTTGNAGQSIASGVIFTLPALIFLGFDLESTRIFALALFGGWLGVLFMIPLRRQLIVEEHGTLPYPEGTACADVLMAGERGGSFASRVFLGLGLGGLYTLFQNENLFRLFPSTPNFSPDLGQQHLLRGGAIRADVTAEYLGVGYIIGMRVAAVMLAGGVFSWLVLMPAIYFFGSHLATPLYPGTVPIHDMSPSQLWSTYVRPMGAGAVAASGLITLLRTAPTILAALSEGLKSIGKNKGETRNTSAEVPRTEHDLPWSVVIGGSVLLVALLWVFLVFKPVPGAQVTVGANFAASLLVVLFGFLFVTVSARIVGIVGSSASPVSGMTIATLMATAAIFLVKGWTAPAFGALAITIGGIVCIAASNAGDTAQDLKTGYLIGATPWKQQLAIMIGVIISVFSIGTTLNLMNKGLESFQLLPQPIAVSLSALPDGVQNQGNFTRDRISLTDTSSSSSARSELGNTRSYILLNSIGSNTLADGKYLYNPATSQIEVQWIQGIGSEKAAAPQGRLMATVINGILSRRLPWSLVLLGVALVIMVELLGIRSLTLAVGAYLSIGTTLAIFAGGVMRWLVDRAAQKQFEKEAEREHQESLDLWHRDRDAWLASHPDFDPTNPAHVDSATGLPNNITLRSPEVESEISSGSLYASGLIAAGGLVGLMGVAIKAVEGISEQRGGHWQFVRFSEHNPLHHDLVSVLMFAMLAFSLYYFARKPLDESKKV